In one Oncorhynchus masou masou isolate Uvic2021 chromosome 23, UVic_Omas_1.1, whole genome shotgun sequence genomic region, the following are encoded:
- the LOC135509985 gene encoding L-threonine ammonia-lyase-like yields the protein MNFAAQFIYANYAGDGSPRRVGFNDSENDPFWQSEEQRLGPTKQGCSTSSKSTCNKDAPVCNGVAGCRPTLIHPERLKDFGIEEEECLNGEVKTFETKVVGAPEIQLMDPPKTDKKRSSERKAVPPPKPEYLRFEDISAAAFKIQPAMQKTPCTYSRLSKQFGMEIFLKKELLHYTGSVKERGVLYLLTSLNQEQQKKGVIVAKDCSFSMAVAHHAVELRIPVFVIMPASCAQPHLRVYRDYGAMVISYGSTARDSLNHARHLAKENGYLCLEEDDSAVYLAGLGTVGMEIYEQVPKLDAVIVPTGGQCSLLVSTAAAIKHLNSRITVIGVEPEGFPLLLQSLKTGSPVASELYNVPNRKLYGDLFEHSLGTHTFQLAKKYVDKVVTVREEDSLVAMLRFQEFERSTVDTEGAMGLAAILAGQLPELKGKRVAVVVSSANMELDLIRQCVDRALVLDDRVSKFTVQLGDFPGDMAKLLDMLAREDIKLLDICHRRHSDKGDLFKAQVECVVETRDKTQSTQLRRILSERYPTLHWLDG from the exons ATGAACTTTGCCGCCCAGTTCATCTACGCCAACTACGCCGGTGATGGATCGCCCAGGAGAGTGGGATTCAACGACAGTGAGAATGACCCCTTCTGGCAGAG cGAGGAGCAGCGTCTTGGGCCAACTAAACAGGGCTGCTCCACCTCCTCCAAGAGTACCTGCAACAAGGACGCCCCCGTCTGTAACGGGGTTGCGGGCTGTCGGCCCACCCTCATCCACCCAGAGCGCCTGAAGGACTTTGGTATTGAGGAGGAGGAGTGCCTCAATGGGGAAGTCAAAACGTTTGAGACCAAGGTGGTGGGCGCCCCTGAGATCCAGCTAATGGACCCACCCAAGACTGACAAGAAGAGAAGCAGCGAGCGCAAAGCAGTCCCACCACCCAAGCCTGAGTACCTCCGCTTCGAGGACATCAGTGCTGCAGCCTTCAAAATCCAGCCAGCGATGCAGAAGACCCCTTGTACG TACTCCAGACTGTCCAAACAGTTTGGCATGGAGATCTTCCTAAAGAAGGAGCTCCTCCACTACACAGGCTCCGTAAAGGAGAGAGGCGTTTTATACCTACTCACCTCCCTCAACCAG GAGCAGCAGAAGAAGGGGGTGATCGTAGCTAAAGACTGTAGCTTCTCCATGGCCGTGGCTCACCATGCGGTGGAGTTGAGGATCCCAGTGTTTGTCATCATGCCAGCCAGCTGTGCCCAGCCCCACCTCAGGGTGTACCGAGACTACGGCGCCATGGTCATCTCCTATGGTAGTACCGCCAGGGACTCCCTGAACCACGCCCGCCACCTGGCCAAGGAGAACGGATACCTCTGCCTGGAAGA GGATGATAGTGCTGTGTACTTAGCAGGGCTGGGCACAGTAGGCATGGAGATTTATGAGCAGGTGCCCAAACTAGATGCAGTCATTGTGCCCACAGGTGGGCAGTGTAGTCTACTGGTTAGCACAGCAGCAGCCATCAAACACCTCAACTCTCGCATCACTGTCATA GGAGTTGAACCAGAAGGATTCCCGCTGCTACTACAGTCCCTCAAAACAGGCAGCCCAGTGGCTAGTGAACTTTACAACGTCCCCAACAGGAAGCTTTATGGAG ATCTATTTGAGCACTCACTGGGGACCCACACCTTCCAGCTGGCTAAGAAATATGTGGACAAAGTCGTTACTGTCAG AGAAGAGGACTCTCTGGTAGCCATGCTGAGGTTTCAGGAGTTTGAACGCTCCACAGTGGACACAGAGGGAGCCATGGGACTAGCGGCCATCTTGGCTGGGCAACTACCAGAGCTAAAGGGCAAAAG GGTAGCTGTGGTGGTTAGCAGTGCTAACATGGAGTTGGACCTGATCAGACAGTGTGTTGACCGCGCCCTGGTTCTGGATGACCGCGTCAGCAAGTTTACAGTGCAGCTGGGGGACTTTCCGGGGGACATGGCCAAGCTACTGGACATGCTGGCAAGAGAGGACATCAA gCTGTTGGATATTTGCCACCGGAGACACAGTGACAAAGGCGATCTCTTCAAGGCCCAG